A single Klebsiella variicola DNA region contains:
- the csiE gene encoding stationary phase inducible protein CsiE has product MMTVIEPPSALSSPQRRSQVLLMFYLPGQSVTTERLGRINLVDETTARQDIEETGREIQRYHRLTLRSEVDGSYRIEGAALDQRLCLLHALRRGLRLCPQFVNHHFTPALKTQLKQEGIARTLYDDTNLQALVNRCARALNRQFDCRDVQFLRLYLQYCLLEHHRGYSPDFNDEQQRWAQTAAEFTLAQEIVRHWQRRVGAPPHVGEPFFLSLLFMLLKTPDPVRDGHPHDRRLRLAISGLIHRFQVLAGRAFSDEQGLSDQLYIHLSQALIRSVFAIGIDSTLTEEVSRLYPRLLRTTQAALSEFEEAWHIRFNEEETGLIAVIFGAWLMQKSDLHEKQVLLLTDDNPAIEEALEQQLRELTLLPLNIKYQSVERFQKEGAPKGVTLIVTPYATALPLFSPPLIHAENCFTERQQQHICAMLED; this is encoded by the coding sequence ATGATGACCGTCATTGAACCACCATCTGCGCTTTCCAGTCCACAGCGCCGTAGCCAGGTGCTCCTGATGTTTTATCTGCCCGGACAGTCGGTGACGACTGAACGGCTTGGCAGGATCAACCTCGTTGATGAGACCACGGCCCGGCAGGATATTGAGGAGACCGGACGCGAAATTCAGCGTTACCACCGTTTGACCCTCCGGTCAGAGGTGGACGGCAGCTATCGGATTGAAGGCGCCGCGCTCGACCAACGTTTATGTCTGCTGCATGCGCTGCGGCGGGGGCTACGCCTCTGCCCGCAGTTCGTCAATCATCATTTTACCCCGGCCCTGAAAACGCAGCTTAAACAGGAAGGCATTGCCCGTACCTTATACGATGATACCAATCTGCAGGCGCTGGTGAACCGCTGCGCGCGGGCGCTCAATCGCCAGTTTGACTGCCGCGACGTGCAGTTTCTGCGCTTATATCTGCAGTACTGTCTGCTTGAGCATCACCGGGGATACTCTCCGGACTTCAATGATGAACAGCAGCGTTGGGCCCAGACCGCCGCCGAGTTTACCCTGGCGCAGGAGATTGTCCGCCACTGGCAGCGCCGGGTCGGCGCTCCGCCGCATGTTGGAGAGCCCTTCTTCCTCTCGCTACTGTTTATGTTGCTCAAAACCCCCGACCCGGTCCGCGACGGTCACCCGCACGATCGCCGCCTGCGACTGGCTATCTCCGGCCTGATCCATCGTTTCCAGGTCCTCGCCGGCAGGGCTTTCAGTGATGAGCAGGGGCTCAGCGATCAACTCTATATTCATTTATCGCAGGCGTTGATCCGCAGCGTGTTTGCCATCGGCATCGACAGCACGCTCACGGAGGAAGTGAGCCGGCTCTATCCTCGCTTACTGCGTACCACCCAGGCGGCATTGAGCGAATTCGAGGAGGCCTGGCACATCCGTTTTAATGAGGAAGAGACCGGCTTAATCGCGGTGATCTTTGGCGCCTGGCTGATGCAGAAAAGCGACCTGCACGAAAAACAGGTGCTGTTGCTAACCGATGACAACCCGGCTATAGAAGAGGCTCTGGAACAGCAGCTGCGCGAACTCACGCTGCTGCCGCTGAATATCAAATACCAGAGCGTAGAGCGCTTTCAGAAGGAAGGCGCGCCCAAAGGGGTGACGCTTATCGTCACCCCTTATGCGACGGCGCTACCGCTGTTTTCGCCGCCGCTGATCCACGCGGAAAACTGCTTCACTGAACGCCAGCAGCAGCATATCTGCGCGATGCTTGAGGACTAG
- a CDS encoding 3-phenylpropionate MFS transporter: MVLHSTRWLALSYFTYFFSYGIFLPFWSVWLAGNGLTPETIGLLLGAGLVARFLGSLLIAPRVSDPSRLIAALRVLALLTLLFALAFWVGSHVAWLLAVIIGFNLFFSPLVPLRDALANTWQKQITMDYGRVRLWGSIAFVIGSALTGKLVSLFDYRAILLMLSLGVASMLLGMLLKPSVMPHGESRQQQGAGLTAWLTLVRQSWRFLACVCLLQGAHAAYYGFSAIYWQQAGYSASAVGYLWSLGVVAEVVIFALSKKVFRRFSARDLLLLSAVCGLIRWGLMGWTTALPGLLLAQILHCGTFTVCHLAAMRYIAARQGSEVIRLQAVYSAVAMGGSIAIMTVFAGFLYQHLHQGVFWVMALLTIPALIIRPKAVAA, translated from the coding sequence ATGGTCTTGCACTCCACGCGCTGGCTGGCGCTCAGTTATTTCACCTACTTTTTTAGCTACGGTATTTTTCTGCCCTTCTGGAGCGTCTGGCTGGCCGGAAACGGGCTGACTCCGGAAACCATCGGCCTGTTGCTTGGCGCCGGCCTGGTGGCCCGTTTTCTTGGGAGCCTGCTGATTGCCCCGCGTGTCAGCGATCCCTCCCGGCTCATTGCCGCGTTGCGCGTGCTGGCCCTGTTAACGTTGCTTTTCGCGCTGGCCTTCTGGGTCGGCAGTCACGTGGCATGGCTGCTGGCGGTCATCATCGGCTTCAACCTGTTCTTTTCGCCGCTGGTGCCGCTGAGGGATGCCCTGGCCAATACCTGGCAAAAGCAGATCACCATGGACTATGGCCGGGTACGGCTATGGGGCTCCATTGCCTTTGTCATCGGTTCGGCGCTGACCGGCAAGCTGGTCAGTCTGTTTGACTACCGGGCGATCCTGCTGATGTTAAGCCTGGGTGTCGCCTCGATGCTGCTGGGTATGCTGCTTAAGCCGTCGGTGATGCCCCACGGGGAGTCGCGCCAGCAGCAGGGAGCAGGACTGACGGCCTGGCTGACGCTGGTACGCCAGAGCTGGCGCTTTCTCGCCTGCGTCTGTTTGCTACAGGGGGCGCACGCCGCCTACTACGGCTTTAGCGCCATCTACTGGCAGCAGGCCGGCTATTCTGCCTCGGCGGTCGGTTATCTGTGGTCGTTAGGCGTGGTGGCGGAAGTGGTGATCTTCGCGTTGAGTAAAAAGGTGTTCCGCCGCTTCAGCGCACGCGACCTGCTGCTGCTCTCCGCCGTCTGCGGGCTGATTCGCTGGGGACTGATGGGCTGGACCACGGCGCTGCCGGGACTCCTCCTTGCGCAGATCCTTCACTGTGGCACCTTCACGGTGTGTCACTTGGCGGCGATGCGCTATATCGCCGCCCGTCAGGGCAGCGAAGTGATCCGCCTGCAGGCCGTCTACTCCGCGGTGGCGATGGGCGGGAGTATTGCCATCATGACCGTCTTCGCCGGTTTCCTCTATCAGCACCTGCACCAGGGCGTGTTCTGGGTAATGGCCCTGCTGACGATCCCGGCGCTGATTATCCGGCCAAAAGCGGTGGCGGCCTAG
- the suhB gene encoding inositol-1-monophosphatase, with product MHPMLNIAVRAARKAGNLIAKHYETPDTVETSQKGSNDFVTNVDKAAEAIIIETIRKSYPQHTIITEESGEHAGEEQDVQWVIDPLDGTTNFVKRLPHFSVSIAVRIKGRTEVAVVYDPMRNELFTATRGQGAQLNGYRLRGSNARDLDGTIIATGFPFKAKQHATTYMNILGNMFTECADFRRTGSAALDLAYVAAGRVDGYFEIALKPWDFAAGELIAREAGAIVCDFTGGHNYLLTGNIVAGNPRVVKAMLANMREQLSDALKR from the coding sequence ATGCATCCGATGCTGAACATCGCCGTGCGCGCCGCGCGCAAGGCGGGTAATTTAATTGCCAAGCACTACGAAACGCCAGACACCGTAGAAACCAGCCAGAAAGGCAGCAATGATTTTGTGACCAACGTCGATAAAGCCGCTGAAGCGATTATTATCGAAACCATTCGCAAATCTTACCCGCAGCACACCATTATCACCGAAGAAAGCGGTGAACACGCTGGTGAAGAGCAGGATGTTCAATGGGTTATCGATCCACTGGATGGCACCACCAACTTCGTTAAACGTCTGCCCCACTTCTCTGTTTCCATCGCCGTACGCATCAAAGGTCGTACTGAAGTCGCGGTGGTTTACGATCCGATGCGTAACGAACTGTTTACCGCGACCCGCGGCCAGGGCGCGCAGCTGAACGGCTACCGTCTGCGCGGCAGCAACGCTCGCGACCTCGACGGCACCATCATCGCGACCGGCTTCCCGTTCAAAGCGAAGCAGCACGCCACCACTTACATGAATATTCTCGGCAACATGTTTACCGAATGTGCCGACTTCCGTCGCACCGGCTCTGCCGCGCTGGATCTGGCCTATGTAGCCGCCGGCCGCGTTGACGGTTACTTTGAGATCGCCCTGAAGCCTTGGGATTTCGCCGCAGGCGAGCTGATCGCCCGTGAAGCTGGCGCGATTGTCTGCGACTTCACCGGTGGCCATAACTACCTGCTGACGGGCAACATCGTTGCCGGTAACCCGCGCGTGGTGAAAGCGATGCTGGCGAATATGCGTGAGCAGCTGAGCGATGCGCTGAAGCGTTAA
- a CDS encoding DUF1007 family protein has translation MNRVKQCTSAAFFMVLSFSAAAHPHSFISLQSEPVVKDGLLSGFKMRWTMDEITSSDLLYDAGNAKPGSEVWKKLAAEVMANVLGQHYFSELWHNGQRVKFENRPDGYGLERDGLQAVLTFTLPLATPQPVVGQTFTFSTFDPTYYVDMFYDKDSDFSLPAALRAACKATVMTPKPNDKMLSYAQSLDKADAPPEDMALGSYFAQKVTLTCQ, from the coding sequence ATGAACAGAGTGAAACAATGCACCAGCGCGGCGTTTTTCATGGTTTTATCATTTTCAGCCGCCGCGCATCCGCATAGCTTCATTAGTTTGCAGAGCGAGCCGGTGGTTAAAGACGGTCTGCTGAGCGGGTTTAAAATGCGCTGGACCATGGATGAAATTACCTCATCGGATCTGCTCTATGACGCCGGTAACGCCAAACCGGGCAGCGAAGTATGGAAAAAGCTGGCGGCTGAGGTGATGGCCAACGTACTCGGCCAGCACTATTTCAGCGAGCTGTGGCACAACGGCCAGCGGGTGAAATTTGAAAATCGTCCCGACGGCTATGGCCTCGAGCGTGACGGACTGCAGGCGGTACTGACCTTTACGCTGCCGCTGGCGACGCCGCAACCCGTTGTCGGGCAGACGTTTACCTTTTCCACCTTCGACCCGACCTACTACGTCGACATGTTTTATGACAAGGATAGCGATTTTTCCCTGCCCGCCGCGCTGCGGGCCGCCTGTAAGGCAACGGTGATGACGCCAAAACCGAACGACAAAATGCTCTCGTACGCTCAGTCGCTGGATAAAGCGGATGCGCCGCCGGAGGATATGGCGCTGGGCAGCTATTTTGCCCAGAAGGTGACCCTGACATGTCAGTAA
- a CDS encoding nickel/cobalt transporter produces MSVIFTPRARSSRWKALWPLALLLAVSIIGGIWLWRVWPQVLMQSAVWQRSLNLELSRLLQAVAENPATAGLSLLGFSFVYGVVHALGPGHGKIVITTWLATHPSKLKSSINLTLAASLLQGLVAIALVVVVLALLQLPARQLHLSSFWLEKGSYLLVGALGLLLCWRALKKLRLLLSRPTFTAFTPHHVHHEHCGCGHQHLPAPDQLQSGDDWRARAAIVLSMGMRPCSGAIMVLLFSKVIGVFSWGMAAALAMAAGTSLTITALALLVHSFRQLAVKLGQHQAPPLWRQVGWLTLALAGGVILLAGAGVMWFTAVPAGGGIRPF; encoded by the coding sequence ATGTCAGTAATTTTCACCCCCCGCGCGCGATCCTCGCGCTGGAAAGCGCTGTGGCCGCTGGCGCTGTTGCTGGCTGTGAGCATCATCGGCGGCATTTGGCTATGGCGGGTGTGGCCGCAGGTGCTGATGCAGAGCGCGGTCTGGCAGCGCTCGTTGAATCTGGAACTCAGCCGCCTGCTGCAGGCGGTGGCGGAGAACCCGGCAACGGCGGGCCTGTCGCTGCTCGGGTTCAGTTTCGTTTATGGTGTAGTGCATGCCTTAGGGCCCGGCCATGGCAAAATTGTCATTACTACCTGGCTCGCCACCCATCCCTCGAAGCTGAAATCAAGCATTAACCTGACGCTGGCCGCCTCTTTATTACAGGGGCTGGTGGCCATCGCGCTGGTGGTCGTGGTGCTGGCGCTGCTGCAGCTGCCGGCGCGCCAGCTGCATCTCAGCAGTTTCTGGCTGGAGAAGGGCAGCTATCTGCTGGTGGGCGCATTAGGCTTGCTGCTGTGCTGGCGGGCGTTAAAAAAGCTGCGTCTGCTGCTGAGCCGGCCAACGTTTACCGCTTTTACCCCACATCATGTTCATCACGAGCATTGCGGCTGCGGGCATCAGCATCTCCCGGCGCCGGATCAGCTTCAGAGCGGCGACGACTGGCGGGCACGCGCCGCGATCGTCCTGTCGATGGGCATGCGCCCCTGCTCGGGAGCGATCATGGTGCTGCTGTTCAGCAAGGTGATCGGGGTGTTCAGTTGGGGAATGGCGGCGGCGCTGGCGATGGCGGCGGGAACCTCGTTGACCATCACGGCGCTGGCGCTGCTGGTGCACAGTTTTCGCCAGCTGGCGGTGAAGTTGGGTCAGCATCAGGCGCCGCCGCTGTGGCGTCAGGTGGGCTGGCTGACGCTGGCGCTGGCCGGCGGCGTGATTTTGCTGGCGGGGGCAGGAGTGATGTGGTTCACCGCAGTCCCGGCCGGCGGTGGGATCCGCCCGTTTTAG
- a CDS encoding DoxX family protein codes for MNTLRYFDFGASRSLLLLIARIAVVVLFILFGYPKLLGFGGTVQYMAASGAPMPTLAAIIAVIMEVPAAILIVLGFFTRPLAVIFIFYTLGTAVIGHHYWDMTGDAVLPNMINFWKNVSIAGAFLLLAITGPGAISLDRR; via the coding sequence ATGAACACACTCCGCTATTTTGATTTTGGCGCTTCCCGCTCCTTGCTGCTGCTCATCGCCCGCATCGCCGTGGTGGTCCTGTTTATCCTTTTTGGTTATCCGAAACTGTTAGGCTTTGGCGGTACGGTGCAGTACATGGCCGCCTCCGGCGCGCCGATGCCGACGCTGGCGGCGATTATCGCTGTGATAATGGAGGTCCCTGCGGCGATCTTAATTGTGTTGGGCTTTTTCACCCGCCCGCTGGCGGTCATCTTTATTTTTTATACGCTGGGTACGGCGGTGATTGGCCATCATTACTGGGATATGACCGGCGATGCGGTATTGCCGAACATGATTAATTTCTGGAAAAACGTCAGTATTGCCGGCGCTTTTCTGCTGT